One stretch of Xanthomonas sp. DAR 35659 DNA includes these proteins:
- a CDS encoding IS110 family transposase translates to MSPVVGIDVAKHRFDLAIDLANGKYRTKAKLSNDPKGFQALRTWLQSHAQADSWIVMEATGTYHEALAEFVHALGYRVCVLNPAQTALYARSQLTRVKTDRSDAKLIASYGLRHASQLRPWQSDPPALKHLKALVRRREDLLQMLQMERNRLDVAAPVVRDSLLEIIGQLQANIAQIERAIDDQIDKDPTLRGQRELLVSIDGIAERSAALLLAELGDVERFSQASAVTAFAGLNPRLQESGKRKGQVCISRTGSPRLRAGLFLPALVAMTHNPVVRALKQRLRERGKANKQIICAAMRKLLHIAYGVLKSRTPFDPQKALAC, encoded by the coding sequence ATGTCCCCAGTCGTCGGTATCGACGTCGCCAAACACCGTTTCGACCTGGCCATCGACCTGGCCAACGGCAAGTACCGCACCAAGGCCAAGCTTTCCAACGATCCGAAGGGGTTCCAGGCCCTACGGACGTGGCTGCAGAGCCATGCGCAGGCGGACAGCTGGATCGTGATGGAAGCCACCGGCACCTACCACGAGGCCCTGGCTGAGTTCGTGCACGCCTTGGGCTACCGCGTATGCGTCCTCAACCCGGCGCAGACGGCGCTGTATGCGCGCAGCCAGCTGACCCGGGTCAAGACCGACCGGAGCGATGCCAAGCTGATCGCCAGCTACGGCCTGCGCCATGCGTCGCAATTGCGGCCGTGGCAGTCCGATCCGCCGGCGCTCAAGCACCTCAAGGCGCTGGTGCGTCGGCGCGAGGACCTGCTGCAGATGCTGCAGATGGAGCGCAACCGCCTGGACGTCGCCGCGCCGGTGGTGCGCGACTCGCTGCTGGAGATCATCGGCCAGTTGCAAGCGAACATCGCCCAGATCGAACGGGCCATCGACGACCAGATCGACAAGGATCCTACCCTGCGCGGGCAGCGCGAGCTGCTGGTCAGCATCGACGGCATCGCCGAGAGGAGCGCGGCGCTGTTGCTGGCCGAGCTCGGCGACGTGGAGCGCTTCTCCCAGGCCTCGGCGGTGACCGCCTTCGCCGGGTTGAATCCACGGCTGCAGGAGTCCGGCAAGCGCAAGGGGCAGGTCTGCATCTCCCGTACCGGCTCCCCACGCCTGCGCGCCGGCCTGTTCCTGCCGGCCTTGGTCGCCATGACCCACAACCCGGTCGTGCGTGCGCTGAAACAACGCCTGCGCGAACGCGGCAAGGCCAACAAGCAGATCATCTGCGCCGCCATGCGCAAGCTGCTGCATATCGCCTACGGCGTGCTCAAATCGCGCACGCCCTTCGACCCTCAAAAGGCCCTTGCCTGTTAG
- a CDS encoding serine hydrolase domain-containing protein has protein sequence MATGLLGALLPFAMSSTAQTPAPAQPLPPPLYTEATRYTSPTQPLPYRASLPESKVLPLARDFDVASLEAMAEQLTYGERVPGLAVAIVHNGQVISARGYGVTDVNRPEPVDAHTVFRLASLSKAFAGTMAGLLVNDGTLRWDSKVIDYVPGFQLSDPVATRQLNVADLLSHRVGLTYNAYDRDVESNADYYTLSHKLAYAPLKCAPGECYAYQNVAFSLIGDVVFAASGSFYEQSVERRIFKPLGMNDASLGLAGIQASPRWARPHVRSRNGWVSLMPKPTYYRLAPAAGVNASISDMAQWLIAQTGHRPDVLPAPLLATLHAPLILTPGEMRSGWRRERVNSASYALGWRVFDYSGHQVVFHAGAVQGYRGLVALVPERDLGVAILWNGESGLPSGLLPTILDRAIGLPTQRWLDVDTDFGSDNMMAERPDPKDKKGASSSKSTASPH, from the coding sequence ACCGCTGCCGCCGCCGCTCTACACCGAGGCCACGCGCTACACCTCGCCGACCCAGCCGCTGCCGTATCGCGCGTCGCTGCCGGAGAGCAAAGTGCTGCCGCTGGCCAGGGACTTCGATGTCGCCAGCCTGGAAGCGATGGCCGAGCAGCTCACCTATGGCGAGCGCGTGCCCGGCCTGGCGGTGGCGATCGTGCACAACGGTCAGGTGATCAGCGCGCGCGGCTACGGCGTCACCGACGTCAATCGCCCCGAACCGGTCGATGCGCACACCGTGTTCCGCCTGGCCTCGCTGTCCAAGGCCTTCGCCGGCACCATGGCCGGTCTGCTGGTCAACGACGGCACGCTGCGCTGGGACAGCAAGGTCATCGACTACGTGCCCGGCTTCCAGCTCAGCGACCCGGTCGCCACCCGCCAGTTGAACGTGGCCGACCTGCTCAGCCACCGCGTCGGCCTGACCTATAACGCCTACGACCGCGACGTCGAATCCAACGCCGACTACTACACGCTCAGCCACAAGCTCGCCTATGCCCCGCTCAAGTGCGCGCCGGGCGAATGCTATGCCTACCAGAACGTCGCCTTCAGCCTGATCGGCGACGTGGTGTTCGCCGCCTCCGGCAGCTTCTACGAGCAGTCGGTGGAGCGCCGCATCTTCAAGCCGCTGGGCATGAACGACGCCAGCCTGGGCCTGGCCGGCATCCAGGCCAGCCCGCGCTGGGCGCGCCCGCACGTGCGCAGCCGCAACGGCTGGGTGTCGCTGATGCCCAAGCCCACCTACTACCGGCTGGCCCCGGCCGCCGGCGTCAACGCCAGCATCAGCGACATGGCGCAGTGGCTGATCGCGCAGACCGGACACCGTCCGGACGTGCTGCCGGCGCCGCTGCTGGCGACCCTGCATGCGCCGCTCATCCTCACTCCGGGCGAAATGCGCTCGGGCTGGCGCCGCGAGCGGGTCAACTCGGCCAGTTACGCGCTGGGCTGGCGCGTGTTCGACTACTCGGGCCACCAGGTGGTGTTCCATGCCGGCGCGGTGCAGGGCTATCGCGGCCTGGTCGCGCTGGTGCCGGAACGCGACCTCGGTGTGGCGATCCTGTGGAACGGCGAGAGCGGCCTGCCGTCCGGGCTGCTGCCGACCATCCTCGACCGCGCCATCGGCCTGCCGACGCAGCGCTGGCTGGACGTGGACACCGACTTCGGCAGCGACAACATGATGGCCGAGCGTCCGGACCCGAAGGACAAGAAGGGCGCCTCCTCGTCCAAGTCGACCGCGTCGCCGCACTGA